The genomic DNA tttaaggcagcttcatgtgttccTACTTTGTCTTACAGGACCTGGGATTTAGAAAAACAGGCGAAGCAGCTGAGAACCTATCGGGATCTTTACCAGGCTCTGAATAAATGGATCTGTGATGCCAGGCGCCGGCAGGAAACTATTGAAGCCATGAAGTTGGGAGATGTTAGCACTGTCATGAGATACCTGCAGGAGCAAAAGGTATTGTCTTTCACTCAGTGTTGCAAAGTGTTTCCCCCAAGTAATTTGGCTGATGTGAAACCAACTTAGATTTGGCGAAGTATTAGGAGTTTGTGTCAGAATCCCTGCTAATGTAATAATGATTAAGGGTGCAAGTTATAAGCTTGATGTCCTGATTTCAAATCCCATCTCAGCTAAGCTTGCTTTATATATCTTTGTCACCGCAATTGTCCCTTGGGATCACCATGAGAGATATAGTATCATCAGTGGAGTGACTGACAAGTGTTGCCATTCTCCTGAACCAAAAGAAGACTTGACAGCTAGAATTCTGATAAAATTAAtattgtggggttgttgttgttttgcagaacTTACATGCTGAAATCACAGGCAAGCGAGACAGAGTGGAAGATGTGATGAAGAATGCAGAGGTGTGCTCAGCTGCAATCAAGGTACTGTTATTTTAGAACGTTCCCCTAATAATACATCTTTTCCTACAAGAGCTTAATCCTGCAAGGCTCCCCTCTCTCTTCTTTATCCTAGACTAAATCCTTCCCACCCCTCACACACTCACATTTATCAGCACAATAGGCTCAGTTACTGGGCAAACCAAAGATACAGATCCACTGACATCCTCTGTATTTCTGGAAGTGTATCCATGGCAGTCTGGCTGGTCCAAAACTTCCAGAGCAAATTTGGAAAAGCACAAATGCTGACAACAACCTGAGGTGGCTGCACCAAGGGAAAGAAAATACGGGCAGGATTATCTTgtgattctatttttatttttgtgtttctagTAGTTCTGTTCAGGTTGCAGTACTGAACATACTTCTAGGaagcatttgaaaaagaaaaaatcagtgggtcttacttccagTTCATTCTGTCATACCCCTCTCTGGGTTAATCATGGGGCTGACTTTTGGACGTTTAAGACATGTTATTTAAGCCCCATTGATCTGTTTGTACAATAAATCCTTTTCTGTTGCCTTTCAttcagagattttttaaaatgcaagttgTGGGGAAAGGTTTCTCTATCTTACTTCCACCACCTctggttttaaatgcatttcttattcttctttttagCAACTACTCTCTCCTCCAACCCTCTATCGTACTGATTCTTAAAATCAGGATTTGGGGGTTTTATTTATTACCTGTCTTGCCTAAAACACACTCTTCATTACAAATGCAGTTCCAGAGCAGCTTGCCAATTTCAATACATCACACAGAGACTAATAACAAGGCAGATATTTACGGCCAGCCAGCTAAAATAAACATCAACACTGGCACCAAAATTTCACCAGAAACCTGGGCAGATAACCAGGTCTTCAGCTGGTGTCAAAAGGTTGAAAGAGTAGGTTATTGCCTTCCTGCAGCTCTGAAAATCCAGGTCAGGAGGCATACGGTGGCTGTCTTTACAAAATGAATtgtgttttcttctccttctgcagGATTATGAACTGCAGGCTACAGCTTATTGCTCAGGACTGGAGACTTTGCTGAACTTTCCCATTAAGCGCAGCATGGTCCAATCTCCTTCGGGGCTAATTCTGAAAGAGGTAAGTGATAATAAAGTGCACATTCATGATAATTTGTGATGTTCTTGCTTGGTGAAACCTTTCTAGCAGGTGGGTTTGGTTTAAACCGATAGTCTGGGGGTGTAAATGCAAGGCGTGCACACAGTTCTGAAGGAAATCTATGGTTTCTTGGCCACGCGAGAGACTGATGTTCCAGAAACACCATGGGGTGGTGTTTCAGAATGCAGGTTGGGGAATTGCACACTTGGGGTATATCTGTCATGTCAGAACCTCTCTGTGAATCAAAAGCTGGTGTGTTCTAGCCTAATTTCCCTCCTTGCTGGCTGTTTTTCTGCTGGCAGGGTGGtttagggtggtggtggttttttaaacACAGAGAAGAAGTGACACTCTCCCCCCAAGGCTTATAATCTAAAATGGTAAAATCTAGAAGGGGCTGCACTACGGGACGCTCTCCACTATTTGTAGATCAGCTCCAAATCCATCTCAACTCATTTATACTTAGGtcagagacgcgggtggcgctgtggtctaaaccactgagcctagggcttgctgattggaaggtcagcggtttgaatcctcacgacggtcccagttcctgccaacctagcagttcgaaagcacgtcaaagtgcaagtagataattaggtactgctccagtgggaaggtaaatggtgttaccgtgcgctgctctagttcgccagaagcggtttagtcatgctggtcacatgacccagaaaaacagtctgcggacaaacgtcggctcccttggccagaaagcgagatgagcgccgcaaccctagagatgtttgcgactggacttaactgtcgggggtcCTTTATACTTACGTCAGAGTCAATTTAGGATCCGGCTGGCATTTTatgttaaaataataacaaaacaaaaccccaggcCTGTCGATGCAGACGAAACATAGCGTTTGGGATAGGTTGACAATAGattgtttttttctccctctccacgCAGGCTGCCGAGATCCAGTCTCGTTACATTGAACTACTTACAAAATCAGGAGACTATTACAAGTTTTTGAGTGAAATGTTAAAGAGCTTGGAAGATTTAAAGGTAATATCCCTCTTCCTTTATGTATTGTGAATTGTCCAGTTCCAGGGTGCTTTGTAAATATTTTTGATGATGTTAATAATACCttcatgcaataataaataacattCTAAGCTAGACTTCTACAGTGGAAACCAAATTTTCTTGCTACACACAATTCAGCTTTTTTAGTCTTAATTTTGAGGCGTGCATTCAGCAGATTCATATGATACAGCTCTTTGCGGACTAGACCAATTTAGACTGCAGATAGAGCTGATTCCTTGTTTGAACACTGCTTCCCATAAAACAAAAGCCTCTTCCTGCACATAAAAAATGAGCATATTAGGAAGATTTTAGAGTAGCTTTCCTGGATATGTTAGTTATTTATGTGCacgaagcctcccccccccctgtgaggCATCCGTCAAGCAAGTGATTGGCACATCTGCAGTTTGAAGTTGTAATACCTTAGGATGAGCTGTTATCAGATGATTTGTTGCCTGTGTAGATTGATTTCTAGTTATTCCTGTTACAGTAGATGTGATTTTTCATTTTAGCTTCCAGTCATCACTCCCTCAAGTTCAGGACCCCTGAATTTGGTTTTGCATCAGTTTTACATAGGGCATAACCTGAATTTAAGCATGGCTTTGGATGCCCAATCTTGGCCATTGAACAcatgaaacaataaaaacaggATACTGAGAATGTACAGAGTAATTTTCAGTTGTCATTAAGGAACCAGTTTTCCTGCACATATTGAGATTAGCGTGCAGGGCATCCAAGAGGGagaatacactggtacctcatgttacagacgggatctgttccagaggcctGTCTGTAACGTGAAATGCCTACAACTCGAAGTGCTGTGTCTGCGCAGGAGCACggcgcaatttggcgcttctgtgcaggCGCGAGCgacaaaacccggaagtaacccgttccggtacttctgggttgctgcAGGACGTAACGCGAAAAGACACAACATTAAGCGGATGcgacacgaggtatgactgtagtattTAGTGGCCGCTGTGAACATTAgcacctctccctctttttctattttgtataaattagCCTGTTTGCGGACACCTGGTTTCTGTACAGTTGTTTTCTGTTTGGTCCAATATTGGTTCAGACATGATATGTGATCAACAAGTTTCTTTATTTCAAAAAACATTTTATATCatgcctttaaaaatgtttttcctaGGCTAACAAATGTGTAAAAACCAGAAAAATGAACCCCAGAGCTCTGGTTTAAGTCTGCTTTCGGAGCTTGACATAGAGTAGCATATATTCATCCAGATCCAATGTTTTCTGGTGcattaggacagtgtttttcaaccttttttgggcaaaggcacacttgtttcatgaaaaaaatcacgaggcacaccaccattagaaaatgttaaaaaatttaactctgtgcctatattgactatatataaagtaattctcttgaatttttcaattttccccacggcacaccacgcaacatctcgcggcacactagtgtgccgcggaacagtggttgaaaaacactgcattaggacTTTTGCGCTGAAAACCATGACTTAGTAAAAAGGCCTTGTTGAGAATGTCAAGAGTCTTGTCCATTCTGGTTAACAAGAGAATGTGaagttgttgctttaaaaaataataataaataactataCAGCAAATAGGGCATTTTATTAAAATTAGCTGTGGAGTggtgtgctttttttgggggggggtgaatgagtAGCATGCTGTTGGTCAAAATTTGTTACGATAGGTAATTTTTATGTTTCATGCTTTCTGAATCTGCAGATGAAAAGCACCAAAATAGAACTACTGGAAGAAGAGCTGAGACTAGCCAGAGATGCCAATTCCGATAACAGCAATAAGCACAAATTCCTGGAGCAAAACCTACAGAAGTACCAGTTGGAAATTTCCCAGCTGAAGGCCAAACTGATGGGTTTGGAAGAGATGAAGAGGCAAGCAGAGCTGGATGGTGGCTCTGCCAAGCAAAACTTGGACAAGTGTTACGCTCAAATAAAAGATCTGAATGACAGAATAACGAGGCTGACTTACGAGATTGAAGacgagaagaggaaaaggaagctgTTGGAGGACAGATATGACCAGCAGAAGACTGACTTTGACCAACTGCAGAAGACAAGGCAGAATGAGAAAGAAAGCCTTGGTTGGCAAAAGATAGAATCTGAGAAAGTCATCAAGGAGAAGGAGTACGAGATAGAAAGGTTAAGGGTGCTTCTCCAGGACGAGGGGGCTCGGAAGAGAGAGTATGAGAATGAGCTGGCTAAGGTAAGAAACCAGTATAATGAGGAGATGAGTAATATAAAGAACAAGTATGAAACAGAGATTAACATTAAGAAGACCACCATCCACCAGATAGCATCCCAGaaagaagatgatgccaaaaacCTCCGAGCCCAGATCGACAAGCTGCAGAGAGAGAACAGAGATCTGAAGGATGAGATCATCAGGCTCAATGACAGCATTTTGGATGCCACAGAGCAGCGGAGGAGAGCGGAAGAGAATATTCTTCAGCAGAAGGCCTGCGGCTCGGAGGTGGCTCAGCAGAAGCAACAGATCGAGCTGGAGCTGAAACAGATCATTCATCTGCGCAACGAAGACAACGCGAGGTACAAGcaagcgcttgaagatgctgctttgACCATCCAGGACAAAACCAAGGAGCTTGAAAGAGTAAAGATTCAGCTGCAGGAAGAGGCTAAAAGCCGGTGGGAACTTGAGAATGAATTGGCTAAGGTAAGGAACAGTTATGACGAGGAAATTATTAGTTTAAAGAACAAGTATGAGACTGAGATTAATATCACAAAGACCACAATAAATCAGGTGACTGTGCAGAAGGAAGAGGAATCCAGCAATTACCGAGCACAGCTCGACAATGTCGTGAGAGAAAATAGGAGCTTATGTGAGGAAATTAGGAGACTGAAGAACACTATAAGTCAGACATCAGAGAACCTTagacaagtggaagaaaatgctCACCAGCAAAAAGCCATTGGCTCCGAGATCTcgcaaaagaagcagcagcttgaGATTGAGTTAAAACAGACTGTTCAGAAATACTCTGAGGAGACCATGCGTTACAAGCAGTCTCTTGACGATGCTGGGCGGACAATTAAGGACAAAAACAAAGAGATTGAAAAGCTGAGAAAGTTGCTAGAAGCAGAAACAAACCAGAGGAAATCTATGGAGGAGGAGAATATCCGATTGCAAAGAGTCCAGTATGATTTGGAGAAAGTGAACATCAATGCCACGGAGACCATCAGCAGGTTGAAAGTCCAAGAGCAGGAACTGGGACGGCTAAAAAGCGAATATGAGAGGCTTGCCCAggacaaaaaagggaaagatcAAGAAAGTACAAGGCTGCAGGGCACAATGAAagagctgcagcagcagaaacgCAAGCTGGAGGAGGAGCTTAGTAGGCAGGCTAGAGCCATAGCGGAAGAAACTTCCAAGAGGAAGGAAGTGGAAGCAGAGTTAGAGACTATGAGGAGGTCTTACAGAGAGCAAGCTGTCAAGATCACAAACCTTACTCAGCAGATAGAGGAGGTCTCGATGGTCAAGAAAAGGAGTGAAGATGACTTGAAGCACCAGAGAGAGGTGCTAGATGGTCAGATGAGGGAAAAGCAGAGATACATGGAGGAGATAAGGAAGTACACTTCAGAGACCGAAACCTTGCGCCGCCAGGTGGTCCAGGAGCAAGAGAATCTAAAACAAGCTCACATGCGCAACGAGCACTTGCAAAAGGCTGTTGAGGACAAGAGCAAAAGCCTCAATGAGTGCAAAATAGAAATCGAAAGGCTTCAGTCTCTTACCGAGAACCTTACAAAAGAACACTTGATGTTAGAGGAAGAGCTGCGTAATGTGAGATTGGAGTATGATGATCTAAGAAGGGGCAGAAGTGAAGTGGATGAGGAAAAAAATGCCACAATTATTGAACTTAAGAGTCAACTACAAACAAGCAGCAAGCATACCCTGGAACTTCAGGGTCTGATAAATGGTTTACAGAAAGAAAGGGACAATTTGAGACAGGAAATTGAAAAATTCCAAAAGCAGGCTATGGAGGTATTCACAAATATTTGATCACAACTTTACTGTCCCTCAGATAATTCATAATTCAACAGCAAATGCATTTTCAGCCAGTCATCCGACCCCAAATTTATGTATATTGATTTTAATTGattcattttaaaatttgatATAAAAATTCAACTGGCTTTTAAGTGCAGGTctcctacaggcatttggttggccactgttagaacaggatgctggactagatgggccattggcctgatcctgcaggctgttCTTACGTTCTTAGCTGCAGGCCCAGATTTGGGTCGCTTCTAGACTAGTGCAAAGGAGCTATAAATCTTACCTAGCATCTGCCAggtgcttaaaaatatatatctttggGCGATATTTCATTCCAATAGAATTTAGTGTTTTTCCTATGGAAAATTGGCCAACTCTTCATCATCCTTAGAAAGGAGCAGGACTTCGAAGACCAGGCCATATTTCCAAAACCAGTTGTTACAAAGGCTACCCCATGAAGTTTGGTTACTCTGACATCTCAACCCCCAAAGAGAAATGTACACAACTTTAATAGATAACTTAGCATTTACTTGTTCACTGTGGTGCGGTATACAATATGTTATTCATGAAGTTGCATATTGGAGCTTATCCTTCTGTCCTTTACTCTTCTCATTTTTCATATTGCTGTAGGGTAGTATATGTATATACTTAAAAATACATGTACATCTTAAAAAGTGTACATATGCAAAAGTGTATACATAGTTATATTGGTGTTGTATATTTGGTATACATTTTATTGCTTATGTATCTATATATTGTATAaaatgcgcatatatatatatatatatatatatatatatatatatatatatatatgcatgctatACATGTcactgctttcatttctttctttaaaaaaaaaaagaaatctatgaGTCACAATCCTTCACAGAGTAGAGCATACTTAAGCCTATTGACATTTCTTCAAGTGTGCTTTATTCTGTGTTGGAGTCTGGCCATTTAGCCTAGTAGCTTGGGCTCATAATTTTCAAGTAATATGATAGTTATGTTTCCCTGTCTTTGTTTACTAGGAGCAACCCATCAGGCATTGCTACAGTTCAGCCTCAATTCATAGCAATtcactcattgaaatgaatggagagcCTGCCTTAAGCAATGTTTGCTGAACTATATTGGTTTGCTAGTGCAAGATTGGTCCAAAAGCAGTATTTTCCTCAGTGGGGTATCTGTTTGCTCTCATTGTCCCCTCCCCACACCTGTAATTCACACGCACATTATTAACTCTGTATTTTCATTCACTCAGATTCATCACATAGATACGTGATGGAACTTTATCCATTAGTctagttgtagtctcaaaatgaGCACTTTCTTGAAAGAAGAATCAGATTTTGGAATTAAATAATTAGAACTTTTTTGTTAATGTGGGTAAATCGGCTCCAGGTAAGACCAGTCTGTATTTGATGTCGTGATACGTATGTTTTGTAAACAGAGCAAGATGAAAGTCCCCTTTCAGTGGACACAAGATTTTATTAGAGGCAGTACTGAAGTGTAGGCATCCCAAAATACTTAGCTTCTGCTAGACTACTGTCAAAATTAAGACTGTATGTTGTATATATGTACAGGTGGGAAAGGGAAAATATTAAGCACTGACAGTACAATCCACCCCaagttaagtatttttaattcCTGTTGATTTCAAAGGGAAgagataggattgtgctgtatgcacaaggctgcagtcctatgcacgcttgcctgggagtaatccccattTAATTctgtgggtcttacttctgagtagacttgtataGGATTGCGCTGTTAAACATATGCTTAATATTTCCACTGAAACTGGCAGGACCCCAGTGTGCTGGGTCATGCCCCAGACTCTCTTGTTAGAATTCTTTTTAGCCCATTTCTATCAGTGTGCTATCCTGTATTAATAAAACAAATCTACAGCTGCATCTAAAACACTCAGGGCCACAGTTACCCAGTGCCCCTTACAGGATAGGTTGAAATATAGGGAATATAGGATGTTAAGAAGAGACACTAATTTTCTCCttgtttatttcttcttcttttttataaaaaaaaccatagACATCCCATAGGATCCAAGAATCCAAAACCCAGTATACTCATATTATGCAGGAACGAGAAGCGCTGCTGATAAAAATTAATGCCTTGGAACAAGACAAAGCAAGGTTGCTGAGGTTGGAAGAAGAGCTGAATCGGGCCAAAGGCACACTGGAGTCAGAATCCCGCTTGAAAATACGGCTGGAGAATGAGAAGCAGCAAATACTGAACGACTTAAATCAGTGGAAGAGCCAATATTCCCGGAAGGAAGAGACAATCAGGAAGATTGAGTCCGAGCGAGATAAGAGTGAGAGGGAGAAGAGTGCCCTGCTGATAGAAATTGAGAGGCTGCAGGCAGAGATGAAGAGGATCGAAGAAAGGTACCGCTGCCGCTTGGAAGAGACGAGCAGAAAAAGCCAGTCGGAGATGGAGGCTGAGCGCCTGAGGCTGCAAAGGGAAATTGAGAAGCTGAAGCAGCGCCCTTATGTGGCCAACAGAGTCACCCAGACAGAAGAGGACTTTGCCATCGACCCTTCCAAATTACTCTTCAGCGGCCTGCGGAAAAAAATAACTGCTGTCCAGCTGCACGAATGCCAGCTGATAGACAAGTCCACCCTGGATAAGCTGCTGAGGGGGCAGAAGTCCGTGGAGGAAGTTGCTGCTGATCTCGAACCCTATCTCAGAGGAGCTGGGGCTATAGCTGGGGCCTCTCTTAGCCCTAAGGACAAGTATTCCCTGGTGGAGGCTAAACGGAAGCAGCTTCTCAGCCCAGAGAACACCGTCTTTCTTTTGGAAGCCCAGGCAGCCACCGGAGGTGTGATTGACCCCCACCGCAACGAACTTCTCAGTGTGGACAGTGCAGTTGCTAGAGACCTGATCGATTTTGATGACCGGGAGCAAATCTACACCGCTGAAAAGGCTATCACCGGATTTAAAGATCCCTTCTCAGGGAAAACAGTGCCTGTGGCACAAGCCATCGGTAAACAGCTTATCGACAGGGAGACTGGGATACGTCTCCTTGAAGCTCAGTTGGCTGCGGGAGGAATCGTTGACCCCATCAACAGTGTGTTCTTGCCGAAAGACATTGCTTTAGCTCGTGGGCTGATTGATCGAGACCTGGTCAGATCCTTGAACCAACCTCAGAGTTTAAATCACTTGATTGACCCGATCACCAAGAAGGCCATAAGTTACACGAAGCTGAGGGCGAAATGTAGAATCGAACCACACACTGGTTTGCTCCTCCTTCCTGTGCAGAAGAGAAGCATGTCATTCCAAGGCATCAGGAAGCCCATTGACATTTCTGAGTTAGTAGACTCTGGCATCATTCGGGAGTCGACGGCAAATGATCTGGAAAGTGGAGTAATCACGGTTGAAGAAGTCAGTGACCGAATCAAAGATTTCCTCCAGGGCTCCAGCTGCATAGCTGGCATTTATAACGAGGCCACCAGAGAGAAGCTTGGCATTTACCAGGCCATGAAAATAGGTTTGGTTAGACCAGGGACAGCTCTTGAGCTTCTGGAAGCCCAGGCAGCCACTGGATTTGTCGTGGACCCTGTGAGCAATTCACGACACACTGTGGAAGAAGCTTACAAAAGAGGCCTAGTTGGAATAGAATTTAAAGAAAAACTCTTGTCTGCTGAAAGAGCAGTCACTGGGTACAAAGATCCAGAAACAGGAAACATCATCTCCTTGTTCCAAGCAATGAACAAGGAACTCATCGAGAGAGGCCATGGGATTCGTTTGCTGGAGGCCCAGATAGCCACTGGTGGGATCATCGACCCGAAGGAAAGTCATCGGTTGCCAGTCGGCACGGCATACCAACGTGGTTACTTTGACAAAGAGCTGAACAACATTCTCTCCGATCCCAGTGACGATACCAAAGGCTTTTTTGACCCCAACACAGAAGAAAACCTGACCTACTTGCAGTTGAAAGAAAGGTGCATAGTTGATGAAGGAAGTGGGCTCTGTCTCCTGCCcctgagagagaagaagaaagtggtGCAGACTTCGCAAAAAAACACCCTCAGGAAGCGCAGGGTCGTCATCGTAGATCCAGACACAAACAAGGAAATGTCCGTCCAGGAAGCGTACAACAAAGGCCTCATAGATTATGATACTTACCTGGAGCTTTCTGACCAGGAATGCGAATGGGAAGAAATCACTATAACAGGTTCAGATGGGAGCACAAGAGTAGTGCTTGTTGACAGGAAAACGGGCCACCAGTATGACATCCAGGACACCATTGACAAAGGCCTTGTGGACAAGAAATTTTTTGACCAATACCGTTCCGGGTCATTAAGCCTCACTCAGTTTGCAGACATGATTGCTTGCAAGAATGGCGGTGATGAAGTTTTCAGACATGAGTCCACTCGTTCCCCTACGGTACTGAGTATCAAGAGTTCATCTATCAAGCTAAAGAGCAGTTctggctccggctccggctccttTTCTGAGTCCCTCGAGGAAACGAGTCCAATTGCAGCCATATTTGACACAGAAAATTTGGAGAAGATCTCCATTTCAGAAGCCGTGCAACGGGGCATTGTTGACAGCATTACTGCCCAGCGTTTGCTCGAAGCCCAAGCTTGCACGGGAGGCATAATATGCCCCGTCACAGGACAGCGGCTTTCCCTTCAGGAAGCGGTTGCCCAAGGCCTCGTTGACCACGAGATGTCGACACGGCTGAAGCCAGCTCATAAAGCCTTCGTAGGGTTTGAAGGCATCAAGGGCCGAAACAGAATGTCAGCCGCAGAGGCCGTGAAGGAAAAGTGGTTGCCTTACGAGGCTGGCCAGCGCTTCCTTGAGTTCCAGTTTATCACAGGAGGTCTCATTGACCCCGAAGTCCGCGGGAGAATAAGTACTGAAGAAGCCATTCGAAAAGGGTTGATTGATGGCCGGACGGCCCAGAGATTACAAGACACCAGCAACTATGGAAAGATTTTGACCTGTCCCAAAACAAAGCTGAAAATCTCCTTCAGAGATGCAATGAATCGTTCGATGGTGGAAGACATAACCGGGCTCCGGTTACTGGAAGCTTCTTCAGTTTCATCCAAAGGCATCTCCAGCCCATACAATGTCTCTTCGGCACCAGGCTCACGCAGTGGATCCCGCAGTGGATCCCGCTCAGGCTCGCGCAGTGGATCGAGGAGAGGAAGCTTTGATGCAAACACGAATGCCTCGTATTCTTATTCCTATACAACCATCAGCAGCAGCTCGCTTGGGCGCTAGTCATTAGCTAGATAGCCTGTCTGAATTTTGCACGGGAAGCATCTGCTGGGATCTGTATTCCTTCTTTGTTTTAACAAACAGAAAGAACTGGTTGTTGGTGATATTAGCACTTGCTTGGGTGAAATAGTTAAGCTGCAGAATAGAAGCCAAACCCCAAATGCcaataaaataaatctttctgGATGGGATGCTGTGtttccatatatatatgtatatgtatatatatacatacacacgcACGCATGTATGCATGCTTTCTAAATGTCTTGGGTGCAGACTTCTCATAGTAAATGGAGGAGGCAAGTTCTTTCTCTGATGTTGGCATGCATCTTTCCTCATGTATTTAGCATTTGCTTTTGTTCCCTTCAAATAGTCATGCACGGCCACAAACTATTACCCCAGGCTTCATATTGTTTTTGTATCAGTGTTGATGTTTTTAAAGCCACTTTTTATGTTAATGTGGATGTTGCAGTGCACAATGGTGATGGTCTGAAAATCCTTTCCAACAAATGTTATACCCAATTGTGCTATGCTATATTCTCATTTGGTCACTCTGCATTTATTAGGGCAGATTTATTAGAATGTGCCTTTTCTTTTGCTGTGGccaaacatttttattcattttttgcttgcttgttccCTGCGTAATACCATGCAGGCCCATCTGTGTAACATTTGCTATTctggcaataaaaaaaaaaattaaccaccTTTGATTCCTTTGTGGTAAATATCTTGacattaaatgtttgttttgcgTGCATTCTTGGCAGTGGCTAAACTAGCTGCAGTAGTTG from Lacerta agilis isolate rLacAgi1 chromosome 7, rLacAgi1.pri, whole genome shotgun sequence includes the following:
- the DSP gene encoding desmoplakin isoform X1; its protein translation is MSINGSHPRINTVGRMVRTDSGPDMRYDINNHAMLSGGGGGGGGGGGGSSHTHTHKMYYIQKNYGDMSSEGYTHNGTGTMSRRQNTIQDLLQNCSDCLMRAELIVQPELKYGDGIQISRNRELEDCFAQANEHMDILDGLIREMRQMGQPCELYQKRLLQLQEQMRALYKAISVPRARRASSKGGAFTSQSGSGWDEYTRRCTTECLNWMRQQKSEMELVKWGFDAAAIEQQIADHRRFHNSIGDYRWHLDKVKTDLREKAAVHQLEEEYEYLLRFSFERMDQLRQLQNIIQATSREIMWINDCEEEELLYDWSDRNTDIARKQEVFSKRMSQLEVKEKELNKLKQECDQLVVNQHPASDKIEAYMDTLQTQWSWILQITKCIDVHLKENAAYFQFFEEAQSTESYLKNLQDSIRKKFICDKNMSLQVLLEQIKELESEREKILEYKRQVQNLVNKSKKIVQLKPRNPDYKSSKPIILKALCDYKQDLKTMRKGDECILKDNSERSKWHVTGPGGVDMLVPSVSLIIPPPNPLAVDLATKIEQYYEAIMALWNQLYINMKSLVSWHYCLIDIEKIKALTIAKLKTMRREDYQRVIADLEIHYQEFIRNSQGSEMFADEDKRKIQTQFSDAQKHYQTLVIQLPGQQQQRPQQPNQVVTTEVTHLGSSNQVQNQKQELEKHEAWMLMELQKLRRQIENCELRMAQRTILQPDQGASQNLSVRINELEGIQNDSQTIAVALNGQKDYLPRFRGSEKYLYLQSEISTLFQKLENINGVSAGYLDSLNALRSLLQAILQTEDVIRVFEVRLTEEDTLSLDPDKVEAYRACLKKMKGDLSMKKSLLSTLEAELQRAHQVHSQSCQSYPLQDLDLGKFTEKVGHLTDRWQRVDKQIDDRTWDLEKQAKQLRTYRDLYQALNKWICDARRRQETIEAMKLGDVSTVMRYLQEQKNLHAEITGKRDRVEDVMKNAEVCSAAIKDYELQATAYCSGLETLLNFPIKRSMVQSPSGLILKEAAEIQSRYIELLTKSGDYYKFLSEMLKSLEDLKMKSTKIELLEEELRLARDANSDNSNKHKFLEQNLQKYQLEISQLKAKLMGLEEMKRQAELDGGSAKQNLDKCYAQIKDLNDRITRLTYEIEDEKRKRKLLEDRYDQQKTDFDQLQKTRQNEKESLGWQKIESEKVIKEKEYEIERLRVLLQDEGARKREYENELAKVRNQYNEEMSNIKNKYETEINIKKTTIHQIASQKEDDAKNLRAQIDKLQRENRDLKDEIIRLNDSILDATEQRRRAEENILQQKACGSEVAQQKQQIELELKQIIHLRNEDNARYKQALEDAALTIQDKTKELERVKIQLQEEAKSRWELENELAKVRNSYDEEIISLKNKYETEINITKTTINQVTVQKEEESSNYRAQLDNVVRENRSLCEEIRRLKNTISQTSENLRQVEENAHQQKAIGSEISQKKQQLEIELKQTVQKYSEETMRYKQSLDDAGRTIKDKNKEIEKLRKLLEAETNQRKSMEEENIRLQRVQYDLEKVNINATETISRLKVQEQELGRLKSEYERLAQDKKGKDQESTRLQGTMKELQQQKRKLEEELSRQARAIAEETSKRKEVEAELETMRRSYREQAVKITNLTQQIEEVSMVKKRSEDDLKHQREVLDGQMREKQRYMEEIRKYTSETETLRRQVVQEQENLKQAHMRNEHLQKAVEDKSKSLNECKIEIERLQSLTENLTKEHLMLEEELRNVRLEYDDLRRGRSEVDEEKNATIIELKSQLQTSSKHTLELQGLINGLQKERDNLRQEIEKFQKQAMETSHRIQESKTQYTHIMQEREALLIKINALEQDKARLLRLEEELNRAKGTLESESRLKIRLENEKQQILNDLNQWKSQYSRKEETIRKIESERDKSEREKSALLIEIERLQAEMKRIEERYRCRLEETSRKSQSEMEAERLRLQREIEKLKQRPYVANRVTQTEEDFAIDPSKLLFSGLRKKITAVQLHECQLIDKSTLDKLLRGQKSVEEVAADLEPYLRGAGAIAGASLSPKDKYSLVEAKRKQLLSPENTVFLLEAQAATGGVIDPHRNELLSVDSAVARDLIDFDDREQIYTAEKAITGFKDPFSGKTVPVAQAIGKQLIDRETGIRLLEAQLAAGGIVDPINSVFLPKDIALARGLIDRDLVRSLNQPQSLNHLIDPITKKAISYTKLRAKCRIEPHTGLLLLPVQKRSMSFQGIRKPIDISELVDSGIIRESTANDLESGVITVEEVSDRIKDFLQGSSCIAGIYNEATREKLGIYQAMKIGLVRPGTALELLEAQAATGFVVDPVSNSRHTVEEAYKRGLVGIEFKEKLLSAERAVTGYKDPETGNIISLFQAMNKELIERGHGIRLLEAQIATGGIIDPKESHRLPVGTAYQRGYFDKELNNILSDPSDDTKGFFDPNTEENLTYLQLKERCIVDEGSGLCLLPLREKKKVVQTSQKNTLRKRRVVIVDPDTNKEMSVQEAYNKGLIDYDTYLELSDQECEWEEITITGSDGSTRVVLVDRKTGHQYDIQDTIDKGLVDKKFFDQYRSGSLSLTQFADMIACKNGGDEVFRHESTRSPTVLSIKSSSIKLKSSSGSGSGSFSESLEETSPIAAIFDTENLEKISISEAVQRGIVDSITAQRLLEAQACTGGIICPVTGQRLSLQEAVAQGLVDHEMSTRLKPAHKAFVGFEGIKGRNRMSAAEAVKEKWLPYEAGQRFLEFQFITGGLIDPEVRGRISTEEAIRKGLIDGRTAQRLQDTSNYGKILTCPKTKLKISFRDAMNRSMVEDITGLRLLEASSVSSKGISSPYNVSSAPGSRSGSRSGSRSGSRSGSRRGSFDANTNASYSYSYTTISSSSLGR